Proteins encoded in a region of the Vicinamibacterales bacterium genome:
- a CDS encoding fatty acid desaturase family protein produces the protein MTPARGGDDDVLPAHYETTRGQFALSAVSIAAAFAGLAALAVRLGLRHEAWPWWTPLALACGVIAADLGSGLVHWGADTWGRDDLPVIGHRLLVPFRVHHINPDDFLRRTFVDTNGDVAFITALVLTGLLAMPLDPPWAVPLAMFGLALCGVGMMTNQIHQWAHMPSPPALVRVLQDAGLILGRDAHATHHARPYDAHYCITTGWCNRPLEAIGFFRALERIVTRVTGARPRHDDERYEERYGRGIPSFAAHD, from the coding sequence ATGACCCCGGCACGAGGCGGAGACGATGACGTGCTGCCGGCTCACTACGAGACCACGCGCGGGCAGTTCGCCCTCTCGGCGGTCTCCATCGCCGCGGCGTTCGCCGGACTCGCGGCGCTCGCGGTCCGCCTGGGCTTGCGCCATGAAGCGTGGCCGTGGTGGACGCCGCTGGCGCTCGCCTGCGGTGTGATCGCCGCGGATCTCGGCTCCGGGCTGGTGCACTGGGGCGCCGATACGTGGGGACGCGACGACCTGCCGGTCATCGGGCACCGGTTGCTGGTGCCCTTTCGCGTGCACCACATCAACCCGGACGACTTTCTGCGCCGGACGTTCGTCGACACCAACGGCGACGTCGCGTTCATCACCGCCCTCGTCCTGACGGGGCTGCTGGCGATGCCGCTCGATCCGCCGTGGGCGGTGCCGCTGGCGATGTTCGGGCTCGCGCTCTGCGGCGTCGGCATGATGACCAATCAGATTCACCAGTGGGCGCACATGCCGTCGCCGCCGGCGCTCGTTCGCGTGCTGCAGGACGCCGGCCTGATCCTCGGCCGAGACGCGCACGCGACGCATCATGCGCGGCCGTACGACGCGCACTACTGCATCACGACCGGCTGGTGCAACCGGCCGCTCGAGGCGATCGGCTTCTTCCGCGCGCTCGAGCGGATCGTGACGCGCGTCACCGGCGCGCGGCCGCGGCACGACGACGAGCGATACGAAGAACGGTATGGCCGCGGGATCCCATCTTTCGCTGCACACGACTGA